The following proteins are encoded in a genomic region of Methylobacterium tardum:
- a CDS encoding ATP-binding protein translates to MSDTVDDDATDPSADPSVDLRNFLSAEGHQTLELLEQVRGKYVTSPGDAVCMKALTKLILNAGMRANTALPYSRTNRAEGRILVITGESGAGKSRRLMRTLRRHPALEGQDLAGPDSPVVVVNVPSPCTLKLLGREVLHATGYPLERELLENLVWERVRRRLDRGNKLIVVFDEMQHITRKLNSDEINKVSDTIKNLINNLTWRVSIIVCGLPKVADFIHRDRQLERRAQFIHIDSLTMPGDNAVIAAMVTKLAAVADLIVEADIATNLAPRLIHAACNQWGVAIALTHEAIQTALRPDYLALDRHDDEIDVGDPQQVGPDGTLTLNHFAEAYRGLLGCTDEENPFVSRDWITIRIAGPTVILDAAKDRNTQTGAMGGPS, encoded by the coding sequence ATGTCCGACACAGTTGACGACGACGCCACCGACCCATCCGCCGACCCATCCGTCGATCTGCGCAACTTTCTGAGCGCGGAGGGCCATCAAACCCTGGAACTGCTTGAGCAGGTTCGCGGGAAATACGTGACTTCGCCCGGTGACGCCGTGTGCATGAAGGCGCTGACAAAACTCATTCTGAACGCCGGCATGCGCGCCAATACTGCCCTGCCCTACAGCCGGACGAACCGGGCCGAAGGGCGGATCCTCGTCATCACCGGGGAGAGCGGTGCCGGCAAGTCACGCCGCCTGATGCGCACCCTGCGTCGACATCCCGCGCTCGAGGGACAGGACCTCGCGGGACCGGACAGCCCCGTCGTCGTCGTCAACGTCCCCTCGCCGTGCACGCTCAAGCTCCTCGGGCGCGAAGTCCTCCACGCAACCGGCTACCCGCTCGAACGCGAGCTCTTGGAGAACCTAGTCTGGGAGCGCGTGCGGCGTCGCTTGGATAGGGGCAACAAGCTCATCGTCGTCTTCGACGAGATGCAGCACATCACCCGAAAGCTGAACTCGGACGAGATCAATAAAGTCTCCGACACGATCAAGAACCTGATTAACAATCTCACGTGGCGTGTGTCCATCATCGTCTGCGGCTTGCCGAAGGTCGCGGATTTCATCCACCGCGACCGTCAACTCGAACGCCGCGCTCAATTCATACACATCGACTCCCTTACAATGCCGGGCGATAACGCCGTGATCGCGGCCATGGTCACCAAGCTCGCCGCGGTAGCGGATCTCATCGTCGAGGCCGACATCGCGACGAACCTCGCACCCCGTCTCATCCACGCGGCATGCAATCAGTGGGGGGTCGCCATCGCACTCACCCATGAGGCCATCCAGACCGCGCTTCGGCCCGATTACCTCGCTCTCGACCGGCACGACGACGAGATCGACGTCGGTGATCCGCAGCAGGTCGGGCCCGATGGCACGCTCACGCTCAACCACTTCGCGGAGGCGTACAGAGGCCTTCTCGGCTGCACCGACGAGGAAAACCCGTTCGTCAGCCGCGACTGGATTACGATCCGCATCGCCGGGCCTACCGTCATCCTCGATGCCGCGAAGGACCGAAACACCCAGACAGGTGCAATGGGGGGACCGTCGTGA
- a CDS encoding Mu transposase C-terminal domain-containing protein, giving the protein MIPATDPNGAPLRIGPHDAVSIDGVAFRKVGDSPDGHVFQNTLTGLHEGFGHAQLAALSMAGRVEFKANAFGAISVRTQMTAGATAFADLPLDHQKKVAWYLEWITEFLKWEAAWYAENADKPRRERSGPEPRSNAGIAQALEKIGQTIQARADARTRPPGKDGEPAQPRKPRAGSPAAGYNGPSVETFKTHLENYEAAGRNALALRPKTNRCGNRKPRFHPEVERILQEYAAQYAAEHKRSKALCHRKMRAALNALNDARVADGLAPYPVPSDKTLARRIDALDMFLVEAKRLGVDRATRKHRFIQGQAEAIRPGQRIEMDEWKLDLFFLLSQTDLLADLSDEQLADLKKRRWFLCVAIDVATRCIVGMRVDQTASVRNALSTLEMVVSDKAHLAAAAGALSSWQHMALRPEDVVTDSGGSFIAEDFHLAVIGLGSTHDIPPAGLPHLRGTIERLFKTLSLQLVREFTGQAFSNKVERGDYPAQERASITVEQFVLLAVRYALDIYHLTPHAGLGGETPADAWTRLTGHYGILPVPGRNERRSVFGLRLTRTLGRHGLQIMGLDYRADVLQVLYLKRGKIQVDIRLDPLDIGAISVAIDGTWHEARAATSGFDGVRLADHRALCEMLAKRFADQAALTQPIVNEALRTIGARATAAEKAAHFLTRFAEPEDIARAERSLRDFTIPTDADFAGRTAANPLDGVIPTGGAPYVGPPDTPPPAVPERRPNRSRPRPAQPDAGSTPPRKPPIVDLED; this is encoded by the coding sequence ATGATCCCCGCCACCGATCCCAACGGCGCGCCCCTGCGCATCGGCCCCCATGATGCCGTCTCCATAGACGGCGTTGCATTCCGCAAAGTCGGCGACAGCCCGGACGGTCACGTCTTCCAGAATACCCTCACCGGCCTGCACGAAGGCTTTGGCCACGCCCAGCTCGCCGCGCTGTCGATGGCTGGACGCGTCGAGTTCAAGGCGAACGCCTTCGGCGCGATCTCGGTGCGCACACAGATGACAGCGGGGGCGACTGCATTCGCGGACCTGCCACTCGATCACCAGAAAAAAGTCGCGTGGTATCTGGAATGGATCACCGAGTTCCTCAAATGGGAGGCCGCTTGGTACGCCGAGAACGCCGACAAGCCGCGCCGCGAGCGCTCGGGACCGGAGCCCCGATCGAATGCCGGCATCGCGCAAGCGCTGGAAAAGATCGGCCAGACGATCCAGGCCCGGGCCGACGCGCGAACCCGACCACCGGGTAAGGACGGCGAGCCGGCGCAACCGCGCAAGCCCCGGGCGGGAAGCCCGGCGGCGGGCTACAACGGGCCGAGCGTCGAGACGTTCAAGACGCACCTGGAGAACTACGAGGCGGCCGGTCGCAACGCCCTGGCGCTCCGGCCGAAGACCAACCGCTGTGGCAACCGCAAACCGCGCTTCCATCCAGAGGTCGAGCGGATCCTGCAAGAATACGCCGCTCAGTACGCGGCCGAGCACAAGCGCTCAAAGGCGCTGTGCCACCGAAAGATGCGGGCGGCACTCAACGCCTTGAACGACGCCCGGGTCGCGGACGGGCTCGCGCCCTACCCCGTGCCCTCGGACAAGACGCTCGCCCGGCGGATCGACGCGCTCGACATGTTCCTGGTCGAGGCCAAGAGGCTCGGCGTCGATCGCGCCACGCGCAAGCACAGGTTCATCCAAGGACAGGCTGAGGCCATCCGCCCCGGTCAGCGCATCGAGATGGACGAGTGGAAGCTCGACCTCTTCTTCCTGCTGTCCCAAACCGACCTGCTAGCAGATCTCTCGGACGAACAACTTGCAGACCTGAAGAAACGGAGGTGGTTCCTATGCGTGGCCATCGACGTCGCCACGCGGTGTATCGTCGGAATGCGCGTGGACCAGACCGCGTCGGTCCGCAACGCGCTCTCGACCCTGGAGATGGTCGTCTCCGACAAGGCCCACCTCGCCGCGGCCGCCGGGGCGCTCTCGTCGTGGCAGCATATGGCGCTGCGCCCCGAAGACGTGGTCACGGACAGCGGCGGCTCTTTCATCGCCGAGGACTTCCACCTCGCGGTAATCGGCCTCGGCAGCACCCACGACATCCCGCCCGCCGGGCTGCCGCATCTGCGCGGGACGATCGAGAGGTTGTTCAAGACGCTCAGCCTGCAACTCGTGCGCGAGTTCACGGGCCAAGCTTTTTCGAACAAGGTCGAGCGCGGAGATTACCCGGCGCAGGAGCGCGCTAGCATCACCGTCGAGCAGTTCGTCCTCCTCGCCGTCCGGTACGCCCTCGACATCTACCACCTCACGCCCCATGCGGGGCTGGGCGGCGAAACCCCGGCCGACGCCTGGACGCGGCTCACGGGGCATTACGGCATCCTGCCCGTGCCCGGGCGCAACGAACGGCGGTCCGTCTTCGGCCTGCGCCTGACCCGGACCCTGGGCCGTCACGGCCTACAGATCATGGGCCTGGATTACCGGGCCGACGTCCTGCAGGTGCTCTACCTGAAGCGTGGCAAGATCCAGGTCGACATCCGGCTCGACCCGCTTGATATCGGCGCGATCTCGGTCGCGATCGATGGCACGTGGCACGAGGCCCGCGCGGCGACCTCCGGCTTCGACGGTGTCCGCCTCGCCGATCACAGGGCGCTGTGCGAGATGTTGGCGAAACGCTTCGCCGATCAGGCCGCGCTCACCCAACCCATCGTGAACGAGGCGCTGCGCACGATCGGGGCAAGGGCCACGGCCGCCGAGAAGGCCGCGCACTTCCTCACCCGGTTCGCCGAGCCCGAGGACATCGCCCGGGCCGAGCGCAGCTTGCGCGACTTCACGATCCCGACTGACGCCGACTTCGCCGGCCGGACCGCCGCCAACCCGCTCGACGGCGTAATCCCGACCGGCGGTGCGCCCTACGTGGGCCCGCCGGATACCCCGCCTCCCGCCGTACCCGAGCGCCGCCCAAACCGGTCACGCCCGCGGCCGGCCCAGCCCGATGCGGGGAGTACGCCGCCGCGGAAGCCGCCGATCGTCGATCTCGAGGACTGA
- a CDS encoding Tn7 transposase TnsA N-terminal domain-containing protein: MRGSFVSIREMRQVDIESSIEKSVLLWLATLPEIVRIREQPPAVPYIDREGVQRLHTFDILAEFADGRRIFYDVKDERHARKHDVDGFLRHIAPQIPETIADGVTLYTERTLSPAMISNARLIHAVRRDLPNAADRAVLDLLTEIKGTVVIKDLVAASMHGAAAFRAIVRLIAQRALLLTADERIDYPSHVTVVAERIAEVAR, translated from the coding sequence ATGCGCGGCAGCTTCGTCTCCATCCGCGAGATGCGCCAAGTCGACATCGAGAGCAGCATCGAGAAGAGCGTTCTGCTCTGGCTCGCGACACTTCCGGAGATCGTCCGGATCCGGGAACAGCCGCCTGCGGTCCCATACATCGACCGCGAGGGCGTGCAGCGTCTTCACACGTTCGACATCCTCGCCGAATTCGCCGACGGTCGACGGATCTTCTACGACGTCAAGGACGAGCGCCACGCGCGCAAGCACGACGTCGACGGGTTCCTGCGCCACATCGCGCCGCAGATCCCGGAGACGATCGCCGATGGCGTAACCCTCTACACCGAACGAACACTCTCGCCAGCGATGATATCCAACGCGCGTCTCATCCACGCCGTGCGTAGAGATCTCCCCAACGCCGCCGACCGAGCCGTCCTCGACCTCCTCACGGAGATCAAGGGCACGGTCGTCATCAAGGACCTTGTCGCGGCCAGCATGCACGGCGCGGCGGCATTCCGGGCGATCGTCCGGCTGATCGCCCAGCGCGCGCTCCTGCTCACCGCTGACGAGCGGATCGATTACCCGTCTCACGTCACCGTCGTGGCCGAGCGCATCGCGGAGGTGGCCCGATGA
- a CDS encoding 3'-5' exonuclease, with amino-acid sequence MLDIDPELVAAALERSPDYRVLRRHHPRRVFEHPGDAEVRHGLLIDLETTGLDPAYHEVIELGALPFTYTVDGRLVSAGEPYHSYQQPFGEILPEITRLTGIDAAMVEGHMIERSRVDAMVERADLIVAHNAGFDRPFAEDVCPALASKPWGCSLVQVPWAAEGMGGKLCYIANDFGLIYAAHRAVDDCQATLEILSRPLPRSGRTGFSHLLDQAFAPLYRVKAVRAPFEAKDALKARRYRWDDGGKSQMRCWYKDLPEEEVASELAWLRLEVYRHDADIPIVPISPYDRFSGRV; translated from the coding sequence ATGCTCGACATCGATCCTGAACTCGTCGCGGCCGCGCTGGAGCGCAGTCCCGACTATCGCGTGCTACGCAGACATCACCCCCGACGCGTGTTCGAACACCCCGGCGACGCCGAGGTCCGGCACGGTCTCCTCATCGACCTCGAGACCACTGGTCTTGATCCCGCATACCACGAAGTCATCGAACTCGGGGCGTTGCCATTCACCTACACTGTGGACGGACGCTTGGTGTCGGCGGGCGAGCCGTATCATTCGTATCAACAGCCCTTCGGGGAGATCTTGCCGGAGATCACGCGGCTCACGGGCATCGATGCCGCAATGGTCGAAGGCCACATGATCGAACGCTCGCGCGTCGACGCCATGGTCGAGCGCGCGGACCTGATCGTGGCGCACAACGCCGGATTTGACCGGCCGTTCGCTGAGGACGTCTGCCCGGCGCTGGCGAGCAAGCCGTGGGGTTGCTCGCTCGTGCAGGTCCCGTGGGCCGCCGAGGGGATGGGCGGTAAGCTGTGCTACATCGCCAACGACTTCGGCCTGATCTACGCCGCGCATCGCGCGGTCGATGATTGCCAAGCGACGCTGGAGATCCTGTCACGGCCCCTGCCCCGGTCGGGTCGTACCGGCTTCAGCCATCTGTTGGACCAGGCGTTTGCGCCGCTTTACCGCGTGAAGGCCGTGCGTGCGCCCTTTGAGGCGAAGGATGCCTTGAAGGCGCGCCGATACCGCTGGGATGATGGTGGCAAGAGCCAAATGCGGTGCTGGTACAAAGACCTGCCCGAGGAGGAGGTCGCTTCTGAACTGGCCTGGCTGCGGCTCGAAGTCTATCGGCACGACGCCGATATACCGATCGTCCCAATCAGCCCCTACGACCGCTTCTCCGGTCGGGTGTAG
- a CDS encoding helix-turn-helix transcriptional regulator: MEKELIRAGRALLGWSQEDLAQHSGVSRQIIARFENGSRQPHSANLQQLVSALRAAGVTEVRRKDGSAGVIASAEALQAARNAGGGSA, translated from the coding sequence GTGGAAAAGGAGTTGATCCGAGCTGGACGCGCGCTCCTGGGCTGGTCCCAGGAAGATCTCGCGCAACATTCGGGTGTGAGCCGGCAGATTATCGCGCGTTTTGAGAACGGCTCGCGTCAACCGCACAGTGCCAATTTGCAGCAGCTGGTTTCTGCCCTGCGTGCCGCTGGGGTCACCGAGGTTCGTCGCAAGGATGGCTCAGCCGGTGTGATCGCGAGCGCGGAGGCGCTGCAGGCGGCACGGAACGCTGGAGGCGGGTCGGCCTGA
- a CDS encoding DUF1236 domain-containing protein produces MRVTIALTLLTTLSFTAAVHAQGLERGARAGAERGEEMAGPLGAVVGGAIGAAVGTANGILGVDRRERFRIYALGEHRPSVALPGPVRAGTVLPEDGIVYYDVPREFALPEYSYTVVNGHPVLVEPASRRIVEVIE; encoded by the coding sequence ATGCGGGTCACGATCGCTCTCACGCTCTTGACGACGCTCAGCTTCACTGCGGCCGTCCATGCGCAAGGTTTGGAGCGCGGCGCTCGGGCCGGAGCTGAGCGCGGTGAGGAGATGGCCGGTCCGCTCGGGGCCGTTGTCGGTGGTGCGATCGGGGCAGCCGTCGGTACGGCCAACGGCATCCTCGGCGTCGACCGCCGCGAGCGCTTCCGCATCTATGCACTGGGCGAGCACCGTCCCTCCGTCGCGCTCCCTGGTCCGGTGCGGGCCGGAACCGTGCTGCCGGAGGACGGGATAGTCTACTACGACGTGCCGCGCGAGTTCGCGTTGCCGGAGTACAGCTATACGGTCGTCAACGGTCATCCTGTGCTCGTCGAGCCGGCGAGCCGGCGTATCGTGGAGGTGATCGAGTGA
- a CDS encoding tellurite resistance TerB family protein, protein MSLIHELLTHFRQTVTAYAGDEALMQAGVSAAANVIVADGEVAGAEFETALAGVLASPIIEKGFDVLMLEEALYEAIGRARTRAGRADNLRRVAAIAGRPAEQRESVFLVAADVADHDGIADIELAALGEIAVALIVDKAQLLEAVPVRSTRRQVLA, encoded by the coding sequence ATGTCCCTCATACATGAGCTCCTCACCCACTTCCGTCAGACGGTGACCGCCTACGCCGGCGACGAGGCGCTGATGCAGGCCGGCGTGTCAGCGGCGGCCAACGTCATCGTGGCCGATGGCGAGGTCGCGGGTGCTGAGTTCGAGACCGCGCTCGCCGGCGTGCTCGCCAGCCCCATCATAGAGAAGGGCTTCGACGTCCTGATGCTGGAGGAGGCGCTGTACGAGGCGATCGGCCGCGCGCGCACCCGGGCCGGTCGAGCGGACAACCTGCGTCGCGTTGCCGCGATCGCCGGTCGGCCCGCAGAGCAGCGCGAGAGCGTGTTCCTGGTCGCAGCAGATGTGGCCGATCACGACGGCATCGCCGACATCGAGCTCGCGGCGCTCGGCGAGATCGCCGTGGCCTTGATCGTCGACAAGGCACAGCTGCTAGAGGCGGTGCCGGTCCGGTCTACACGGCGGCAAGTGCTGGCCTAA
- a CDS encoding Crp/Fnr family transcriptional regulator has translation MPTSTSPSLQGNLLLDALNARDRALIAPHLEPAEYRRGDVLFHARDEVSYVTFPLHRAIVTLVVPLRDGKSVETATVGHEGAIGGVVSHGYLPAFSQAVIQVGGPMLRISAERLNAAKLASPAVRDLFVRYADCLLAQLLQSVACNAVHPIEQRCLRWLLTLQDRLGVPELPVTHEVLSEMLGVRRAYLTKILGRMQDDGLIRTGHGRLTVLDRGRVERAACECHASVQLHFREVLGAVYGRDGEMLAVDVTEPEALKPPSPAVTLRETAR, from the coding sequence ATGCCGACCTCGACTTCACCATCGCTGCAGGGCAATCTCCTGCTCGACGCTCTGAACGCGCGTGACCGCGCGCTGATCGCGCCCCACTTGGAACCTGCCGAGTACCGGCGCGGAGACGTGCTGTTCCATGCGCGCGATGAGGTCTCGTACGTCACCTTCCCGCTGCACCGCGCGATCGTCACCCTCGTGGTCCCGCTGCGCGACGGCAAGTCGGTGGAGACCGCCACAGTTGGTCATGAGGGCGCGATCGGCGGTGTCGTCAGCCACGGCTACCTGCCGGCTTTCAGCCAGGCCGTCATCCAGGTGGGTGGCCCCATGTTGCGGATCAGCGCCGAGCGGCTGAACGCGGCAAAGCTCGCCTCGCCGGCCGTGCGCGACCTGTTCGTGCGCTACGCCGACTGCCTGTTGGCGCAACTGCTTCAGTCGGTCGCCTGCAACGCCGTCCACCCGATCGAGCAGCGGTGCCTGCGCTGGCTGCTGACGCTCCAGGATCGCCTGGGCGTGCCGGAACTGCCGGTGACGCACGAGGTGCTGAGCGAGATGCTGGGGGTACGCCGCGCCTACCTCACGAAGATCCTCGGCAGGATGCAGGACGATGGCCTGATCCGCACGGGCCACGGCAGGCTCACCGTGCTCGACCGCGGCCGCGTCGAGCGTGCGGCGTGCGAGTGTCACGCCAGTGTACAGCTGCACTTCCGTGAGGTGTTGGGCGCGGTCTACGGCCGCGACGGCGAGATGCTCGCGGTAGACGTTACGGAGCCTGAGGCCCTGAAGCCACCTTCGCCCGCGGTGACCCTGCGGGAGACGGCGCGATGA
- a CDS encoding PAS domain S-box protein: MIDRISIPPMIEDPGRLAALDSFASLDPATEQGFEDILHLATQLCAVPVALVSLADRDRQWFKARVGFPTCETDLDRSVCKFVLDEPDILVIADLTADPRTRANPLVTGEPHIRFYAGAPLRTASGQVLGSLCVIDTEPRPEGLTGAQAEALRRLARQTMAQMELRRAVSEKDAALVSLQSREEHYRAIFESATDYAIIVMNLEGKVTKWNAGATRILGWSPDDICGKPADVFFTDEDRADGIPAREMHSALTEGRGIDERWHQRKNGERFWANGEMQALRTDDGSPIGFVKILRDRTEQRLSAERLREVDRRLAQAQEVGGVGLFSVGIADGVLHPTPEFCRLYGLPEQESYPSTAFEQLVIPEDAHLVSTAASRLSGEAPRDVEYRIRRADTGALRWIARKGELEFNGADQPTRFSGIARDVTEQRTVRDALAEGERYWRGLFEQLQEGFILGRVIRDARGHITDWRYEEVNRAWGELVGLPAQDAAGRTIRELFPGIEDAWVQEFAQVVETGRSVTFTRQVGNLNRWYEGRAHKLTDETFVVLFLEVTERVLAERAKHAADQRRATLLDLGDRLRDLDTVSEMTRSAAEIVGRALNVSRAGFGRLDLSSKSITIEQDWTSGTPISIAGQHHLEDYVTLRGELDWGEPLVIDDVETDPRTTAGSERLRAIDVGTLVNMPVRERGRSVALFFVHDRQARRWTTDEVEFLRAVADRVELSVARVRAEEQQRLLNHELSHRMKNLLAMVQSIATQTMRGATDVGTAKEVLAGRLIALGKAHDLLLGGALTSTQMEAVVRTALQVHEDKAGRFRISGPPLEISAGRALSLALMLHELATNAAKYGALSTENGHVDLHWEILTDREPSMLRLSWIELGGPPVLPPTRKGFGSRFIERGLASQVGGDLALDYRPSGVTCIVTAPLTAF; the protein is encoded by the coding sequence ATGATCGACAGGATTTCCATTCCGCCGATGATCGAGGACCCCGGTCGCCTTGCGGCGTTAGACAGTTTTGCCAGCCTCGATCCGGCGACCGAGCAGGGCTTCGAGGACATCCTCCACCTCGCTACCCAGCTATGCGCGGTGCCGGTGGCGCTCGTCAGCCTCGCCGACCGCGACCGGCAGTGGTTCAAGGCCCGGGTCGGCTTCCCGACTTGCGAGACCGACCTCGATCGGTCCGTGTGCAAGTTCGTGCTGGACGAACCAGACATCCTGGTCATCGCGGACCTGACCGCAGATCCGCGCACGCGCGCCAACCCCCTGGTCACCGGCGAGCCACACATTCGGTTCTACGCCGGAGCGCCGCTGCGTACCGCTTCCGGACAGGTGCTCGGCAGCTTGTGCGTGATCGATACCGAGCCGCGGCCAGAAGGCCTGACGGGAGCACAGGCTGAAGCTCTGCGGCGATTGGCCCGCCAGACGATGGCGCAGATGGAGCTGCGCCGCGCCGTCTCTGAGAAGGATGCGGCCCTGGTCAGCCTACAGAGCCGTGAGGAGCACTACCGTGCGATCTTCGAGAGTGCGACGGACTACGCCATCATCGTGATGAACCTCGAGGGCAAGGTGACCAAGTGGAACGCGGGAGCCACCCGCATCCTCGGGTGGTCGCCCGACGACATCTGCGGCAAGCCCGCGGACGTGTTCTTCACGGACGAGGACCGTGCCGACGGGATCCCGGCCCGGGAGATGCACAGCGCTCTGACCGAGGGACGCGGCATCGACGAGCGGTGGCATCAGCGTAAGAACGGCGAACGATTCTGGGCCAACGGCGAGATGCAGGCCCTGCGCACGGACGATGGCTCGCCGATCGGCTTCGTGAAGATCCTACGCGACCGCACCGAGCAGCGCCTGTCGGCAGAGAGGCTGCGTGAGGTTGATCGACGCTTGGCTCAGGCCCAGGAAGTCGGCGGCGTCGGCCTGTTCTCGGTCGGCATCGCCGATGGCGTGCTCCATCCCACCCCGGAGTTCTGCCGTCTCTATGGTCTGCCGGAACAGGAGAGTTACCCGTCGACCGCCTTCGAGCAACTCGTCATCCCGGAGGATGCGCACCTCGTCTCCACCGCCGCCTCACGCCTGAGCGGGGAAGCGCCGCGCGATGTGGAGTACCGCATTCGCCGCGCCGACACGGGCGCGCTACGCTGGATCGCACGAAAAGGAGAACTTGAGTTCAACGGCGCTGATCAGCCCACCCGCTTCTCCGGTATCGCCCGCGACGTCACCGAGCAGCGCACCGTTCGGGACGCGCTGGCGGAAGGCGAGCGGTATTGGCGGGGTTTGTTCGAGCAGCTGCAGGAGGGCTTTATTCTCGGCCGGGTCATCCGCGACGCGCGAGGCCACATCACCGATTGGCGCTATGAGGAGGTGAACCGAGCCTGGGGCGAGCTGGTGGGCCTTCCCGCTCAGGACGCTGCGGGGCGGACCATCCGCGAGCTGTTCCCCGGCATCGAGGACGCCTGGGTCCAAGAATTCGCTCAAGTCGTGGAGACCGGCCGATCGGTCACGTTCACGCGACAGGTTGGAAATTTGAACCGCTGGTACGAAGGCCGGGCCCATAAGCTCACGGACGAGACCTTCGTGGTGCTATTCCTGGAGGTCACCGAGCGCGTTCTGGCCGAACGCGCCAAGCACGCCGCCGACCAGCGCCGGGCGACATTGCTCGACCTCGGCGACCGTTTGCGCGACCTTGATACAGTCTCGGAGATGACGCGGAGTGCGGCCGAGATCGTCGGCCGAGCCTTGAATGTCAGCCGCGCCGGATTTGGTCGCCTGGATCTGTCGTCCAAGTCCATCACGATCGAGCAGGACTGGACCAGCGGCACCCCGATTAGCATCGCCGGTCAGCATCACCTCGAGGACTACGTCACCCTTCGCGGAGAACTGGACTGGGGCGAGCCGCTCGTCATCGACGACGTCGAGACGGATCCCCGAACGACGGCCGGAAGCGAGCGACTTCGGGCGATCGACGTCGGTACCCTGGTCAACATGCCGGTGCGCGAGCGCGGGCGGTCTGTTGCGCTGTTCTTCGTGCATGACCGGCAGGCCCGGCGCTGGACGACCGACGAGGTCGAGTTCCTGCGCGCGGTCGCTGATCGGGTCGAGCTGTCGGTTGCTCGCGTCCGCGCTGAGGAGCAGCAACGCTTGCTCAATCACGAACTCTCGCATCGCATGAAGAACCTGCTCGCGATGGTGCAGTCCATCGCCACACAGACCATGCGCGGTGCGACGGACGTCGGGACTGCCAAGGAGGTGCTGGCCGGTCGCCTGATCGCGCTGGGCAAAGCCCACGATCTGCTTCTGGGCGGTGCCCTGACGAGCACGCAGATGGAGGCGGTCGTCCGCACTGCGTTGCAGGTCCACGAGGACAAAGCCGGTCGCTTCCGAATCTCAGGGCCGCCCCTGGAGATCAGCGCTGGCCGTGCACTCTCGCTGGCGCTCATGCTGCACGAACTCGCCACCAACGCCGCCAAGTATGGAGCCCTCTCGACCGAGAACGGGCACGTCGATCTGCACTGGGAGATCCTGACGGACCGTGAACCGTCGATGTTGCGCTTGTCCTGGATCGAGCTGGGCGGCCCCCCGGTGCTGCCGCCGACGCGCAAGGGGTTCGGCTCACGGTTTATCGAGCGCGGCTTGGCCTCGCAGGTCGGCGGCGATCTGGCTCTCGACTACCGACCATCGGGCGTCACCTGCATCGTGACGGCTCCGCTTACCGCCTTCTGA
- a CDS encoding protein-L-isoaspartate(D-aspartate) O-methyltransferase gives MSMPNHARARSRMVEVQIARRGVRDRAVLKAMQQVPREAFLEPGSARFAYRDTALPIGAGQTISQPYIVAVMIEAAEVRPSDCVLEVGAGSGYAACVLSRIARKVYALERRAVLVNAARHRFETLGYGNVALRFDDGTCGWPEVAPFDAILVSAGAPEVPVALKRQLAVGGRLVIPVGTRRVQTLMKLVRTSENTYQEEACGAVAFVALVGAQGWPEDDGHS, from the coding sequence ATGTCCATGCCGAACCATGCCCGAGCGCGCTCGCGAATGGTCGAGGTGCAAATCGCCCGACGTGGCGTGCGCGACAGGGCTGTGTTGAAGGCCATGCAACAGGTGCCGCGCGAAGCCTTCCTTGAACCGGGATCCGCGAGGTTCGCCTACAGAGATACAGCATTGCCCATCGGCGCGGGCCAGACGATCTCGCAACCGTACATCGTCGCCGTGATGATCGAGGCCGCTGAGGTCAGACCGAGCGACTGCGTGCTGGAGGTCGGAGCGGGCTCTGGCTACGCCGCCTGTGTCCTGAGCCGGATCGCCAGGAAGGTCTACGCACTCGAGCGCCGCGCCGTCTTGGTGAACGCCGCGCGGCACCGTTTCGAGACACTCGGCTATGGCAATGTCGCGTTGCGCTTCGACGACGGCACCTGCGGCTGGCCCGAGGTCGCACCTTTCGACGCGATCCTGGTCTCGGCCGGTGCCCCTGAGGTGCCGGTGGCGCTCAAGCGGCAGCTTGCTGTTGGCGGGCGCTTGGTCATCCCGGTGGGTACACGACGCGTTCAGACGCTCATGAAACTCGTCCGCACGAGCGAGAACACCTACCAAGAGGAGGCATGTGGGGCCGTTGCGTTCGTCGCACTTGTCGGCGCACAGGGCTGGCCTGAAGACGACGGGCACTCATAG